A single Actinomadura algeriensis DNA region contains:
- a CDS encoding NADAR family protein: MDVPELIALQRTGARLKFVFFWREHGLTGCLSQWHASPFTVDGVRYATAEHYMMAEKARLFGDERAAAAVIAAPHPGRAKDLGRRVTGFDESTWREHRLDIVVRGNLAKFAQHDDLRAYLVGTRRRILAEASPRDRVWGIGLTADDPRAERPDAWRGENLLGRALMTVRDRLA; the protein is encoded by the coding sequence ATGGACGTCCCCGAGCTGATCGCCCTGCAGCGGACCGGCGCCCGCCTCAAGTTCGTCTTCTTCTGGCGGGAGCACGGGCTCACCGGATGCCTGAGCCAGTGGCACGCGTCCCCGTTCACCGTGGACGGCGTCCGGTACGCGACGGCCGAGCACTACATGATGGCGGAGAAGGCGCGCCTGTTCGGGGACGAACGCGCCGCCGCCGCCGTCATCGCCGCCCCGCATCCCGGACGCGCGAAGGACCTCGGCCGCCGCGTCACCGGTTTCGACGAGTCCACGTGGCGCGAACATCGTCTCGACATCGTCGTCCGGGGCAACCTCGCGAAGTTCGCCCAGCACGATGACCTGCGTGCTTACCTCGTCGGCACCCGCAGGCGGATCCTCGCCGAGGCCAGCCCCCGCGACCGTGTCTGGGGCATCGGCCTGACCGCCGACGACCCGCGCGCCGAACGTCCCGACGCCTGGCGGGGCGAGAACCTCCTCGGCCGGGCCCTCATGACCGTCCGCGATCGGCTGGCCTGA
- a CDS encoding metal-sensitive transcriptional regulator, whose product MEMDATVLADALTRLKRAHGQLGGVISMMENAEDCEKVLTQLAAVSKAIDRAGFKIISTGLEQCHSARERGEKPPITPERLEKLFLSLS is encoded by the coding sequence ATGGAGATGGACGCGACCGTCCTGGCGGACGCCCTCACCCGGCTCAAGCGGGCGCACGGCCAGCTGGGCGGGGTGATCTCGATGATGGAGAACGCGGAGGACTGCGAGAAGGTCCTGACGCAGCTCGCCGCCGTGTCCAAGGCGATCGACCGCGCCGGCTTCAAGATCATCTCCACCGGGCTGGAGCAGTGCCACTCCGCCCGCGAGCGCGGCGAGAAGCCGCCGATCACGCCGGAGCGGCTGGAGAAGCTCTTCCTGTCCCTGTCCTGA
- a CDS encoding glycosyltransferase: MRSRPRLPARSRTGRLTALGALTLVTAICALIAWHVGVKLAYLRGDLLLSAYTVLVSGYVLSRFVLAACYRPPRDAGITPSVAIVVPAYNEGEAVARTIHSCLGLVYPEDKLEVVVVNDGSSDDTWSHMEEAAAQYPDGRVRCVDLGENRGKRAAMAAGIRATSAEILVFVDSDSMPAPGSVRRLVQGFADPKVGAISGLTYVRNAERNVLTRMQAARYYVSFQLLKSAESVLGAVTCCSGCFAAYRRAAIAPLLDAWEHQRFLGVECTYGDDRALTNRVIRSGWTTRYDARAEAWTDAPDRYRKFFRQQLRWKKSWSREGPLLLAHIWRSRTRALPSVAVQTIAGMLSPIVVVYGLLAPLAGGRFPMVYFLGLYLVAMGYALLYRMLRDDGLWIYAFVGTFFYVAFSPQLLWAIARIRDGKWGTRDGDAATPSVPAVPRKLQVYGTAGGGDG, translated from the coding sequence GTGAGGTCGCGCCCCCGCCTCCCGGCCCGATCGCGGACCGGGAGGCTCACCGCGCTGGGCGCGCTGACGCTGGTCACGGCGATCTGCGCGCTGATCGCCTGGCACGTCGGGGTGAAGCTCGCCTACCTGCGCGGCGATCTGCTGCTGTCGGCGTACACGGTGCTGGTCAGCGGGTACGTGCTGAGCCGGTTCGTGCTCGCGGCGTGCTACCGGCCGCCGCGCGACGCCGGCATCACCCCCTCGGTCGCGATCGTCGTGCCCGCCTACAACGAGGGCGAGGCCGTCGCCCGGACGATCCACTCCTGCCTCGGCCTCGTGTACCCGGAGGACAAGCTGGAGGTCGTCGTCGTCAACGACGGGTCCAGCGACGACACGTGGTCGCACATGGAGGAGGCCGCCGCGCAGTACCCGGACGGACGGGTGCGGTGCGTGGACCTCGGCGAGAACCGGGGCAAGCGGGCGGCGATGGCGGCCGGGATCCGCGCGACGTCCGCGGAGATCCTGGTGTTCGTCGACTCCGACTCGATGCCCGCGCCCGGGTCCGTGCGGCGTCTCGTCCAGGGGTTCGCGGACCCGAAGGTGGGCGCGATCTCCGGGCTGACGTACGTCCGCAACGCCGAGCGCAACGTGCTGACCCGGATGCAGGCGGCCCGGTACTACGTGTCGTTCCAGCTGCTCAAGAGCGCCGAGTCGGTGCTGGGTGCGGTGACGTGCTGCTCGGGCTGCTTCGCGGCGTACCGGCGGGCGGCGATCGCGCCGCTGCTGGACGCGTGGGAGCACCAGCGGTTCCTCGGCGTCGAGTGCACCTACGGGGACGACCGGGCGCTGACCAACCGGGTGATCAGGTCGGGCTGGACGACCCGGTACGACGCGCGCGCGGAGGCGTGGACGGACGCGCCCGACCGGTACCGCAAGTTCTTCCGGCAGCAGCTCCGGTGGAAGAAGTCGTGGAGCCGGGAGGGGCCGCTGCTGCTCGCGCACATCTGGCGGTCCCGGACGCGCGCGTTGCCGTCGGTCGCGGTGCAGACGATCGCCGGGATGCTCAGCCCGATCGTCGTCGTGTACGGGCTGCTGGCGCCGCTCGCGGGCGGCCGGTTCCCGATGGTGTACTTCCTCGGCCTGTACCTGGTGGCGATGGGGTACGCGCTGCTGTACCGGATGCTGCGCGACGACGGCCTGTGGATCTACGCGTTCGTCGGCACGTTCTTCTACGTGGCGTTCTCCCCGCAGCTGCTGTGGGCGATCGCACGGATCCGGGACGGCAAGTGGGGCACGCGGGACGGGGACGCGGCGACGCCGTCCGTCCCGGCGGTCCCCCGGAAGCTGCAGGTCTACGGCACGGCGGGCGGCGGCGATGGCTGA
- a CDS encoding MBL fold metallo-hydrolase, with protein sequence MTIRTEVVETSSLGDRSYLAHDGRVALVVDPQRDIDRVLALAGRLGVRITHVAETHLHNDYVSGGLALAKVTGAAYLVAAADDVRFDRVPVADGDEIAVSPDMRVSAVATPGHTFHHLSYVLSGPDGPAGVFTGGSLLFGTTGRTDLLGDEHARGLARHQHASARRLADLLPDGAQVWPTHGFGSFCSASQSDAPASTIGRERRANPALRLEADDFVTETLAGLDLYPAYYAHMGVRNLEGAGPIDLTPAETVDPGRLRARIDAGEWVVDLRSRKAFAYRHLTGTLSFGLEGPMATWLGWMIPWGAPVTLLGDSPDQVADAQRELARIGIDRPAGAATGDPLSWAGGDPARTSAVPVATFADLAAARAGRAPRDLPDPDVVLDVRLPGEFRESHVTGAAHVPLPELPARLGDVPSGTVWVHCGSGYRAAAAASLLERAGRTVVHIDDAYARAAEAGLTRRPKGTP encoded by the coding sequence ATGACGATCCGGACCGAGGTGGTGGAGACCTCCTCCCTCGGCGACCGCAGTTACCTGGCCCACGACGGGCGGGTGGCCCTGGTCGTCGACCCGCAGCGCGACATCGACCGCGTCCTCGCGCTGGCCGGACGGCTCGGCGTGCGCATCACGCACGTCGCCGAGACCCACCTGCACAACGACTACGTCTCCGGCGGGCTCGCCCTCGCGAAGGTGACGGGCGCGGCCTACCTGGTGGCCGCCGCCGACGACGTCCGGTTCGACCGGGTGCCGGTCGCGGACGGCGACGAGATCGCCGTCTCGCCCGACATGCGCGTCTCCGCCGTCGCCACCCCCGGCCACACCTTCCACCACCTCTCCTACGTGCTGTCCGGGCCGGACGGACCGGCCGGCGTGTTCACCGGCGGCTCCCTGCTGTTCGGCACCACCGGCCGCACCGACCTGCTCGGCGACGAGCACGCCCGCGGCCTCGCCCGGCACCAGCACGCGTCCGCGCGCCGCCTCGCCGACCTCCTGCCGGACGGCGCGCAGGTCTGGCCGACGCACGGCTTCGGCAGCTTCTGCTCGGCGTCCCAGTCCGACGCGCCCGCCTCGACCATCGGCCGCGAGCGGCGCGCGAACCCCGCGCTGCGCCTCGAAGCCGACGACTTCGTCACCGAGACCCTCGCCGGGCTCGACCTCTACCCCGCCTACTACGCCCACATGGGCGTACGGAACCTCGAAGGCGCCGGCCCGATCGACCTCACCCCCGCCGAGACCGTCGACCCCGGCCGCCTCCGCGCCCGCATCGACGCGGGCGAATGGGTGGTCGACCTCCGCTCCCGCAAAGCCTTCGCGTACCGGCACCTCACCGGCACCCTGAGCTTCGGCCTGGAGGGCCCCATGGCCACGTGGCTCGGCTGGATGATCCCGTGGGGCGCGCCCGTCACCCTCCTCGGCGACTCGCCCGACCAGGTCGCCGACGCCCAGCGGGAACTCGCGCGGATCGGCATCGACCGTCCGGCGGGCGCCGCCACCGGAGACCCGCTGTCCTGGGCGGGCGGCGACCCCGCCCGCACGAGCGCCGTCCCGGTCGCGACCTTCGCCGACCTCGCCGCCGCCCGCGCGGGCCGCGCCCCGCGCGACCTGCCGGACCCCGACGTCGTCCTGGACGTCCGCCTGCCCGGCGAGTTCCGCGAGAGCCACGTCACCGGCGCCGCGCACGTCCCGCTGCCCGAACTGCCCGCGCGCCTCGGCGACGTCCCGTCCGGGACCGTCTGGGTGCACTGCGGCTCCGGCTACCGCGCCGCGGCCGCCGCGAGCCTCCTCGAACGCGCCGGGCGCACGGTCGTCCACATCGACGACGCCTACGCCCGGGCCGCCGAAGCCGGCCTCACCCGCCGACCGAAAGGAACCCCATGA
- a CDS encoding nucleotide sugar dehydrogenase has product MPSAALPAGAPADRPNATKHDVAVIGLGYVGLPTALAFHARGLRVLGVDLDAGRLEDIRSGRVDLLHSDHERLRAAGAALAVTTDPAAAAAADAVVICVPTPVNRHLVPDLGALSAACTAAVAHARPGQTIVLTSTTYVGSTRDMLAAPLAARGLRVGTDVFVAFSPERIDPGNDRHAHEDVPRVVGGVTPRCAARAEELLGRYAERLHRVTSAEAAEMTKLLENTFRAVNIALVNEFADAAGVLGLDVVEVIEAAATKPYGYMPFFPGPGAGGHCIPCDPHYLLWQLRGDRLNPPVVAAAMNAIAARPRQVVERARQVLSDAGRGLAGADVLVLGVAYKPGVEDLRESPALEIIDGLLAAGADVAYHDPLVPELVTGGGTKLASVDGPRPADLVIAHTPQPGAELGALPHDQLVLDATYRFPGAARRVAL; this is encoded by the coding sequence ATGCCCTCTGCCGCCCTGCCCGCCGGGGCCCCGGCCGACCGTCCGAACGCCACGAAGCACGACGTCGCCGTCATCGGGCTCGGCTATGTCGGCCTGCCGACCGCGCTCGCGTTCCACGCCCGGGGCCTGCGCGTCCTCGGCGTCGACCTGGACGCCGGGCGCCTGGAGGACATCCGCAGCGGACGCGTCGACCTGCTGCACAGCGACCACGAGCGGCTGCGCGCGGCGGGGGCCGCGCTGGCCGTCACCACCGATCCCGCCGCGGCCGCCGCCGCCGACGCGGTGGTCATCTGCGTGCCCACGCCGGTCAACCGGCATCTCGTCCCCGACCTGGGGGCGCTCAGCGCGGCGTGCACGGCGGCCGTCGCGCACGCGCGCCCCGGGCAGACGATCGTCCTGACCTCCACCACCTACGTGGGATCGACCCGCGACATGCTGGCCGCGCCGCTCGCCGCACGGGGGCTGCGGGTCGGGACGGACGTGTTCGTCGCGTTCAGCCCCGAGCGGATCGACCCCGGCAACGACCGGCACGCCCACGAGGACGTCCCGCGGGTCGTCGGGGGCGTCACGCCCCGGTGCGCGGCGCGGGCCGAGGAGCTGCTCGGACGGTACGCGGAGCGGCTCCACCGGGTGACCTCGGCGGAGGCGGCGGAGATGACGAAGCTGCTGGAGAACACGTTCCGGGCGGTGAACATCGCGCTGGTCAACGAGTTCGCCGACGCGGCCGGGGTGCTCGGCCTCGACGTCGTGGAGGTCATCGAGGCGGCGGCCACGAAGCCCTACGGGTACATGCCGTTCTTCCCGGGGCCGGGCGCGGGCGGGCACTGCATCCCCTGCGACCCGCACTACCTGCTGTGGCAGCTGCGGGGCGACCGGCTGAACCCGCCGGTGGTCGCGGCGGCGATGAACGCGATCGCGGCGCGGCCCCGGCAGGTCGTCGAGCGGGCCCGGCAGGTGCTGTCGGACGCGGGGCGGGGGCTGGCCGGCGCGGACGTCCTGGTGCTGGGCGTCGCGTACAAGCCGGGCGTCGAGGACCTGCGGGAGAGCCCCGCGCTGGAGATCATCGACGGGCTGCTCGCGGCGGGCGCGGACGTCGCCTACCACGACCCGCTCGTCCCCGAGCTGGTCACCGGCGGCGGGACGAAGCTGGCGTCGGTCGACGGCCCGCGGCCGGCCGACCTCGTCATCGCGCACACGCCGCAGCCCGGCGCCGAACTGGGCGCGCTGCCGCACGACCAGCTCGTCCTGGACGCGACGTACCGTTTCCCCGGCGCGGCCCGGCGCGTGGCCCTGTGA
- a CDS encoding polysaccharide deacetylase family protein, whose amino-acid sequence MADAPDGTDGTEEGAAEPAPWERTPPRKGRGFRGVTGFVFLCSLALATVTWVSISRPFDPGQAEAAAVRLDPAVARAAAALPAHPGSIVALTYHGVDDHDGAHGTLTRKRFGEHMAALDAAGYETVRLQDVLDLLQGRDVRLPPRALLLTFDDGRITDWTNADPVLEKHGFTAAAFLTTGRIVEPGTPSYHLSTRQVEDLARTGRWEFGSHTHALHDRVRIPGDVGAPLPNRIVADGRPETLGAWRARVRADLERSQEFFRRTLGRGTTAFSYPFGETSGNDRRAAAALPGLLRDAGFRVAFTGEGVPDGHVDAIGADAPPYAVDRIGVRRTTSAAGLLEMIRRAVPAPPPGALAALPWRGDGVTCERRGADLRVTGEKYGACVLGDDLNTARWRDYRVTASISGLTPRSGAVIAVRDGTGAGHPGRVEVVVGDGSVAARRQVGDRAPVPLGRVRLDGRDGGDGPRDVAIEVRGDRLTVRVEGGRPLHAALTGGTGPPIDRGGVRFGITARGGRTVTFHDPAFVQLPGR is encoded by the coding sequence ATGGCTGACGCGCCCGACGGGACGGACGGCACGGAGGAGGGCGCCGCCGAGCCGGCGCCGTGGGAGCGGACGCCGCCGCGGAAGGGGCGCGGGTTCCGGGGCGTCACCGGGTTCGTGTTCCTGTGCTCGCTGGCCCTGGCGACGGTGACGTGGGTGTCGATCAGCCGCCCGTTCGATCCCGGGCAGGCGGAGGCGGCGGCCGTCCGGCTGGACCCGGCGGTCGCGCGGGCCGCCGCGGCGCTGCCCGCGCATCCGGGGTCGATCGTCGCGCTGACGTACCACGGCGTGGACGACCACGACGGCGCGCACGGCACCCTCACCCGGAAGCGGTTCGGCGAGCACATGGCCGCATTGGACGCCGCCGGGTACGAGACCGTGCGGCTGCAGGACGTTCTCGACCTTCTGCAGGGAAGGGACGTCCGGTTGCCCCCGCGCGCGCTCCTGCTCACGTTCGACGACGGGCGCATCACCGACTGGACGAACGCGGACCCCGTCCTCGAGAAGCACGGGTTCACGGCGGCGGCGTTCCTGACGACCGGGCGGATCGTCGAGCCCGGCACGCCGTCGTACCACCTGTCGACGCGGCAGGTGGAGGACCTCGCCCGCACCGGGCGGTGGGAGTTCGGCTCGCACACGCACGCGCTGCACGACCGCGTCCGGATCCCGGGCGACGTGGGCGCGCCGCTGCCGAACCGGATCGTCGCGGACGGACGCCCGGAGACCCTCGGCGCGTGGCGGGCGCGCGTCCGCGCGGACCTGGAGCGGTCGCAGGAGTTCTTCCGCCGGACGCTCGGCCGCGGGACGACCGCGTTCTCGTACCCGTTCGGCGAGACGTCCGGCAACGACCGGCGGGCCGCCGCGGCGCTGCCGGGGCTGCTCCGCGACGCCGGGTTCCGCGTCGCGTTCACCGGCGAGGGCGTCCCGGACGGGCACGTGGACGCGATCGGCGCGGACGCGCCGCCGTACGCCGTCGACCGGATCGGCGTCCGCCGCACCACGTCGGCGGCCGGGCTGCTGGAGATGATCCGCCGCGCGGTGCCCGCCCCGCCGCCGGGCGCGCTCGCGGCGCTGCCCTGGCGCGGCGACGGCGTGACGTGCGAGCGGCGCGGCGCCGACCTGCGGGTCACGGGCGAGAAGTACGGCGCGTGCGTCCTCGGCGACGACCTCAACACCGCGCGGTGGAGGGACTACCGGGTCACCGCGTCGATCTCGGGGCTGACCCCGCGGTCGGGCGCGGTCATCGCCGTGCGGGACGGGACGGGCGCCGGGCATCCGGGCCGCGTCGAGGTCGTCGTCGGCGACGGGTCGGTGGCGGCGCGGCGGCAGGTCGGCGACCGCGCCCCGGTGCCGCTCGGCCGCGTCCGGCTGGACGGCCGGGACGGCGGCGACGGGCCGCGCGACGTCGCGATCGAGGTGCGCGGGGACCGGCTGACGGTGCGGGTGGAGGGCGGGCGGCCGCTGCACGCCGCGCTGACCGGCGGGACCGGCCCGCCGATCGACCGGGGAGGTGTGAGGTTCGGGATCACGGCGCGCGGCGGCCGGACGGTGACGTTCCACGATCCGGCGTTCGTCCAGCTCCCGGGCCG